The sequence below is a genomic window from Lysobacter capsici.
CGGGCTACACCCAGATCCTGATCAACGGCAAGAAAGTGCCCGGCGCCGGCGGCGACCGTTCGTTCTATGTCGACCGCATCCCGGCCGAACTGGTCGAACGCATCGAAATCATCCGCAGCCCGAGCGCGAACCGTTCCGGCGACGCGGTGGCCGGCGCGCTCAACATCGTGCTGCGCGACGCTTATCAATTCGACGGCGGCTATCTGCGCGCCGGCGCGGCGTATTTCGACGACGGCGAGGTCAAGCCGGTGTTCGGCGCGGTCGGCAGCGGCGATGTCGCCGGCGGCCGCCTGCTCGGCGGCATCAACGTGCAGGGCCGTCACAACCCCAAGCGCAAGCGCAGCGATCGCTTCGACGCCCCTGGCGGCGATTTCGTCGACCGCGAAGACCAGAGCGACGTGCGCGACGGCACCGACTACTCCGGCAACCTGTCCTACAGCCGTCAGATCGGCACCGGCAAGCTGAGCCTGGACGGTTTCTATGTGCGTACCGACCGCACCGAGACCGAGCATTCGCTGGAGTACAACGATCCGACCGGTCGCGCGCGCGACCATCTGCTGTCGGTCAACGACCAGAACGTCGACATCAAGCAGCGCAACGCCACGCTCAATGCGAGCTATGCCTTCGACATGGCCGGCGGCCGCAGCGAGATCGACCTGGGCTATGCGCGTTTCGACGACAGGCGCTTCGACACCGAGCAGGAGATCGGCTACGACGACGATGACACGCCGCCCTCGTTCGACGGTTTCGAAGGCACGCGCGTCCTCGGCGACACCCGCGACAGCGAGCTGAGCTTCAAGCTCGCGCACACGCGTGCGATGGGCGGGGCGAAGATGGAATTCGGCGTGGACGGGCTGGACAAGCGCCGCAAGACCTCATTGCGCACCAGCGAGGTCGAAGCCGAGGACGAGGGCGAGCCGTTGCCGGCCTACGAGGAGTTCGACCGCCAGAGCAGCCGGATCGAGGAGCGCCGCATCGATCCGTACCTGATGTTCTCCGGCAAGCACGAACGCATCGACTGGGAAACCGGCCTGCGTTACGAGACCACGCGTTCGAAGATCGTCAGCGCCGCCGAAGCAGGCGACGACAGCCGCCGCGACCAGAAGGATTACGGCCTGCTGCTGCCGTCGGCGCATCTGCGCTACAACCTGACCGAGCAGGACCGGCTCAGCGCATCGCTAGCGCGCACCGTGCGCCGGCCGAATTTCGATCAATTGCTGCCGCTGACCTTGGAAGAGGAATACGGCGACAACGATTTCCTCGGCAATCCCGCGCTGCGGCCGGAAACCGCGTGGGGCCTGGACCTGGGCTACGAGCGCAGGCTCGGCAAGCGCGGCGTGGTCGGGATCAACCTGTTCTACCGCAAAGTGCGCGACCTCATCGAAATCGTCGGCACCGGCCGGCCGAGCGCGACCGCGCTGGACGATCACGACGACGCGGTCGAGGAGTTCCTCGATGAGCATCCGGACGCCGGCCCGGGCACGCCGGGCTATCCGGTCTTGGACCCGGACAGCTTCGTGTTCACCGCCGCCAACGTCGGCGATGCCCGTGTCTACGGCGCCGAATTCGACCTGTCCACACCGCTGACCGCGCTGGGCCTGCCCGACACCGGCGTGTTCCTCAATTACTCGTGGCTGGACAGCGAAGTCGACGACGACTTCGGCCAACGCCGTTTCAACAACCAGCCCAGTTCGGTGCTCAACGTCGGTTTTATCCAGGACCTGCCGTCGCTGGGGATGTCGTTCGGTGCGAGCTACCGGCGCCAGGGCGACGCCTATGCCCGCGTGCTCGGCGAGGAGGTGTCGACTCATTACGGCGCCGATCTGGAGGCCTTCGTCGAGAAACGCTTCGGCTCGCGGGTGGCGGTGCGATTGACCGGTTCGAATCTGTTGAACGCTTCGAAGGATGAGGCGTTCCACAAGTTCAATACCTTGGCCGATCAGGTGGATCGCGAGTACGACGAGTATGAGCGGGAAAGCGAGAAGGCTGGGCGGGTTTATCAGGTGGTTATGCGGTATGCGTTTTGAGGGATGAGAGGTTGAGGGTTGAGAGGTTGAGGGCTTGAGGCTGACCAGCTGACGGACTGACGGACTGACGGACTGACGGACTGACGGACTGACGGAGGCATCGTCCTCCATCGACCTGCTTGTTCAATCCCACCCGCTATCCCAGTTCGTCATTCCCGCGAACGCGGGCTGTGCTTTACTTCGGCGAAGCCGAACATCCAGCGCCTTTCGTGCAAGCCGCGTCAAAGTCACTGGATTCCCGCGTTCGCGGGAATGGCGGTCTTGGGGGTACGCGGGTGGCCGAAGCCAATCAGGCGGCATGCGAGGATCGGCGCGAATCAATCAATCGCCATCCCATCCCATCCCATCCCATCCCATCCGCTCGATTGCGACACAGCCTCACCCACCCGTCATCCCCGCGAAGGCGGGGATCCAGAGACTTCAGAGTCATGTCGCGGTGAAGCCCTGGATCCCCGCCTTCGCGGGGATGACGGCCTCAAGCCGGCGTTATGAACTGAGCGCACACCTCGGAGCCGGCATAAGCTGGGCTGTCAAACTCACACGCTTACGCCCTTCTCGCCCTTACTCCGTACGTCCTAACGCCCGCAGCCCCAGGCCCTCACGCCGGAACCAGATTCGCATACGCCAACACCAGCCACTTGCTGCCGACATCGTCGAAGTTCACCTGCACCCGCGCATGCGCGCCGCTGCCTTCGTAATCGGTGACCGTGCCGGTGCCGAAACTCGCATGACGCACCTGCGCGCCGAGCTTGACCGGTGGCGCTTCGATCGCCGCATGGCCGCGGTTGAGGCCGCCGCCGTCGCGACGCCCTGAGTTGTTGTACATCGGCCGCGACACCTGCACCTTCGGCCGCACTTCGTGCAGCAACTGGCTCGGAATCTCGCGCAGGAAGCGCGACGGCGAACCGTAGGTCTCCATGCCGTGAATGCGCCGGGTTTCGGCGTAACTGAGCACCAATTTCTCGCGCGCGCGGGTGATGCCGACATAGGCCAGGCGCCGCTCCTCCTCCAGCCGGCCGGATTCCTCGGTCGAACGGCTGCTCGGAAACAGCCCCTCTTCCAGGCCGCCGAGGAACACCAGCGGAAACTCCAGGCCCTTGGCGCTGTGCAAGGTCATCAGCTGCACGCCGTCCTCGCCGGCCTGGGCCTGGCCTTCGCCGGCCTCGAGCGCGGCGTAGCTGAGGAAGGCGATCAGTTCCGGCATCGCCGCGGCTTCGTCTTCGTCGCTGCGGCTGAAGCGCGAGGCGACCGAGACCAGTTCGTCGAGGTTGTCGGTGCGCGAATCGAGCTGGCCGCGCGACTCGTTGGCGTAGTGATCGCGCAAGCCCGAGCGCTGCAGCACGTGGTCGATCTTCTCCGGCAGCGGCATGTCGACGACATCGCCTTCCAGCGCTTCGATCAAGGCCATGAACCCGGCCAGCGCATTGCGCGCGCGCGCGGCGAGCACGTTCTCGGCCGCCACCAGCCGCACCGCATCCCACAGCGACACCGCCTCGGCTCGCGCGCGTTTGCGCACTTCGTCCAGGGTGCGGTCGCCGATGCCGCGCGTGGGCGTGTTGACCGCGCGTTCGAACGCGGCATCGTCGGCGCGATTGGTCAGCAGGCGCAGATAGGCCAGGGTGTCCTTGATTTCGGCGCGCTCGAAGAAGCGCTGGCCGCCGTACACGCGGTACGGCACCTGCTCGGACAACAAGGCTTCTTCGTAGGCGCGCGACTGCGCGTTGCTGCGGTAGAGGATCGCCACGTCGCCGTAGCTGCCGCCATCGCGTACCCACTGGCGCAGGCGCTCGATCACGAACCGCGCCTCGTCCATCTCGTTGTAGGCCGCGTACAGATCGATCGGCTCGCCGTGGCCGGTGTCGGTCCACAGTTTCTTGCCCAGGCGGTCGGGGTTGTGGGCGATGACCGCGTTGGCCGCGTCGAGGATGTTGGCGCTGGAGCGGTAGTTCTGCTCCAGGCGGATGGTCTGCGCGCCGGGGAAATCGCGCAGGAATTTCTGCACGTTCTCGACCTTGGCGCCGCGCCAGCCGTAGATCGCCTGGTCGTCGTCGCCGACCACGAACACATGGCCGGTGTCGCCGGCGAGCACGCGCACGAAGGCGTACTGGATCGCGTTGGTGTCCTGGAATTCGTCGACCAGGATCTCGCGGAAACGGGTGCGGTAATGGGTCAGCAGCGCCGGGTTGTCGCGCAGCAATTCATGCGCGCGCAGCAGCAGCTCAGCGAAATCGACCAGGCCGGCGCGCTCGCAGCGCTCCTGGTAGGCCTCGTAGCAGCGCAGCATCACGTCGGCCCAGTCGTCGTTGGCCGGCTGGATATTGCGCGGACGCCGGCCCTCGTCCTTCTGCGCGTTGATCCACCAGGCGATCTGGCGCGGCGGGAAGCGGGTTTCGTCCAGTTCCAGCGCCTGCACTACGCGCTTGACCAGGCGCAGCTGGTCGTCGCTGTCGAGCACC
It includes:
- the uvrD gene encoding DNA helicase II, whose protein sequence is MDVSHLLDALNPAQREAVSAPAGHYLVLAGAGSGKTRVLTHRIAWLNEVFGVPNHGILAVTFTNKAAGEMRARVDAQLPRGARGMWIGTFHGLAHRLLRLHWQEAKLPEGFQVLDSDDQLRLVKRVVQALELDETRFPPRQIAWWINAQKDEGRRPRNIQPANDDWADVMLRCYEAYQERCERAGLVDFAELLLRAHELLRDNPALLTHYRTRFREILVDEFQDTNAIQYAFVRVLAGDTGHVFVVGDDDQAIYGWRGAKVENVQKFLRDFPGAQTIRLEQNYRSSANILDAANAVIAHNPDRLGKKLWTDTGHGEPIDLYAAYNEMDEARFVIERLRQWVRDGGSYGDVAILYRSNAQSRAYEEALLSEQVPYRVYGGQRFFERAEIKDTLAYLRLLTNRADDAAFERAVNTPTRGIGDRTLDEVRKRARAEAVSLWDAVRLVAAENVLAARARNALAGFMALIEALEGDVVDMPLPEKIDHVLQRSGLRDHYANESRGQLDSRTDNLDELVSVASRFSRSDEDEAAAMPELIAFLSYAALEAGEGQAQAGEDGVQLMTLHSAKGLEFPLVFLGGLEEGLFPSSRSTEESGRLEEERRLAYVGITRAREKLVLSYAETRRIHGMETYGSPSRFLREIPSQLLHEVRPKVQVSRPMYNNSGRRDGGGLNRGHAAIEAPPVKLGAQVRHASFGTGTVTDYEGSGAHARVQVNFDDVGSKWLVLAYANLVPA
- a CDS encoding TonB-dependent receptor plug domain-containing protein, whose translation is MRSPRRHRVHHRALGAALLAALASPALAIEATVPGAGGSADPATELDRVTVTGDIAYRDRSDATAPTLSYGLDYFQRFEPLTVGDMLKRVPSVGFVSDVLEFDGARLRGLDPGYTQILINGKKVPGAGGDRSFYVDRIPAELVERIEIIRSPSANRSGDAVAGALNIVLRDAYQFDGGYLRAGAAYFDDGEVKPVFGAVGSGDVAGGRLLGGINVQGRHNPKRKRSDRFDAPGGDFVDREDQSDVRDGTDYSGNLSYSRQIGTGKLSLDGFYVRTDRTETEHSLEYNDPTGRARDHLLSVNDQNVDIKQRNATLNASYAFDMAGGRSEIDLGYARFDDRRFDTEQEIGYDDDDTPPSFDGFEGTRVLGDTRDSELSFKLAHTRAMGGAKMEFGVDGLDKRRKTSLRTSEVEAEDEGEPLPAYEEFDRQSSRIEERRIDPYLMFSGKHERIDWETGLRYETTRSKIVSAAEAGDDSRRDQKDYGLLLPSAHLRYNLTEQDRLSASLARTVRRPNFDQLLPLTLEEEYGDNDFLGNPALRPETAWGLDLGYERRLGKRGVVGINLFYRKVRDLIEIVGTGRPSATALDDHDDAVEEFLDEHPDAGPGTPGYPVLDPDSFVFTAANVGDARVYGAEFDLSTPLTALGLPDTGVFLNYSWLDSEVDDDFGQRRFNNQPSSVLNVGFIQDLPSLGMSFGASYRRQGDAYARVLGEEVSTHYGADLEAFVEKRFGSRVAVRLTGSNLLNASKDEAFHKFNTLADQVDREYDEYERESEKAGRVYQVVMRYAF